A window of Haliscomenobacter hydrossis DSM 1100 contains these coding sequences:
- a CDS encoding TonB-dependent receptor, with translation MHKYLLLAIFALAHLSIVHAQAEQIGKITGQVNLENNKAADNATVALHRSTDSVLVKTALPNQEGFFEFENIKAGTYVVAVSQVGYAKFKSATIRIGAQNWTVNLSPIVLTEKVQSLAEVTIEAKKPFIERKLDKLVVNVENSIASAGNSVLEVLERAPGVMVNQESSINLKGKQGVIVMIDGKLSPLSGADLIAYLKGIPASNIATIEIITQPSARYDAAGNAGIINIKFKKDQRQGLNGALTLNYGLGFYSKPSGSTNLNFRKKKWNLFGNYSHAQPQHFTRFYINRKFFDANQDLQSTFDQTSFIKQPISSDNTRFGADYYVNKKTVIGALFNLNWNNSDRNGKTNSLITLPNGQLDYTTRTDILLNENRFNGFGNFNLKHTFDSTGRELTTDIDYGQFSANTFQNINNANYNASNALIAADKLNTDQNGLITVRSLKADYVNPLKNNAKFEAGIKLSIVDSDNDVKFFDVTEETPVLDQSRSNHFIYRENVNAAYVSFAKQFKKFDLQLGLRLEQTSTKGEQLATGEEFSRSYANLFPSFVINRKLSDKHQLSFSYAKRIDRPSYRQLNPFKIFVDPYTYVVGEPTLKPVLTNSYEVNHTFLNKYVTSLSYSSTREVITDIFVQDDLTKISYQIPANLQDFDQVNIGLFIPISIKKWLNSSINGSVYWNQYSSPLQGGNLLNDFTAWDTRINNTVVLGKKGWSAELSGFYQSKNAWGLFIIRNLAQVSSGIQKVSKDKNSTFKLAVSDIFYTNRIAVLVKYQNMDFFTDRTWDSKVATASFTHRFGKNTVTRARQRNSGVEDERRRVG, from the coding sequence ATGCACAAATACTTACTCCTCGCCATTTTCGCTTTAGCGCATTTGTCCATTGTTCATGCCCAAGCTGAGCAAATTGGGAAAATAACCGGACAGGTCAACCTTGAAAACAATAAAGCAGCCGACAACGCCACGGTTGCGCTGCACCGAAGTACCGATTCGGTGCTGGTCAAAACTGCCTTGCCCAACCAGGAAGGTTTTTTTGAATTTGAAAACATCAAAGCGGGCACGTATGTCGTTGCGGTTTCACAGGTAGGCTATGCCAAATTCAAATCAGCAACAATCCGTATTGGGGCACAAAACTGGACGGTAAATTTGTCGCCAATTGTTTTAACCGAAAAGGTTCAATCTTTAGCCGAAGTCACCATCGAAGCCAAAAAACCGTTTATCGAACGAAAATTGGATAAACTGGTGGTCAATGTAGAAAACAGCATTGCCAGCGCGGGTAATTCTGTGCTGGAAGTATTGGAACGTGCGCCGGGCGTGATGGTCAACCAGGAAAGCTCGATAAACCTCAAAGGGAAGCAGGGCGTGATCGTGATGATTGACGGAAAACTGTCGCCTCTCTCTGGCGCAGATTTGATTGCCTACCTCAAAGGGATTCCGGCCTCCAACATTGCCACCATCGAGATCATCACCCAACCCTCTGCCCGGTACGACGCGGCGGGCAACGCGGGCATCATCAATATCAAGTTTAAAAAAGACCAACGGCAGGGACTTAACGGCGCTTTGACCCTGAATTATGGCCTGGGTTTTTATTCCAAACCGTCGGGTAGTACCAATCTGAATTTCCGGAAAAAGAAATGGAACCTGTTTGGCAATTATTCGCATGCCCAACCCCAGCATTTTACCCGCTTTTACATCAACCGCAAGTTTTTTGATGCCAATCAAGACCTGCAATCCACTTTTGACCAAACCTCCTTCATCAAACAGCCCATCAGCAGCGACAATACCCGCTTTGGCGCGGATTATTATGTGAACAAAAAAACGGTGATCGGCGCCTTGTTCAACTTGAACTGGAACAATAGTGACCGCAATGGCAAAACCAATTCCCTGATCACCTTGCCCAATGGTCAATTGGATTACACCACCAGAACGGACATCCTCCTCAATGAAAACCGCTTTAACGGTTTTGGGAACTTCAACCTCAAACATACTTTTGACAGCACCGGAAGAGAGCTCACGACCGATATCGACTACGGACAATTCAGCGCCAATACCTTTCAAAACATCAACAATGCCAACTACAACGCCAGCAACGCCTTGATCGCGGCGGATAAATTGAATACCGACCAAAACGGGCTTATCACGGTGCGATCCCTAAAAGCTGATTATGTGAATCCGCTAAAAAACAACGCCAAATTTGAAGCGGGTATCAAATTGAGTATTGTGGATTCAGACAATGACGTGAAGTTTTTCGACGTCACCGAAGAGACGCCCGTGTTGGATCAAAGTCGCTCCAATCATTTTATTTATCGAGAAAATGTGAACGCGGCCTACGTCAGTTTTGCCAAACAATTCAAAAAATTTGACCTCCAGCTTGGCCTGCGCCTGGAACAAACTTCCACCAAAGGGGAACAGTTGGCTACGGGTGAGGAATTCAGCCGCAGTTATGCGAATTTGTTCCCCAGTTTTGTGATCAACCGAAAGTTGTCGGACAAACACCAGCTTTCTTTTTCCTACGCCAAAAGGATCGACCGCCCGAGTTACCGCCAGTTGAATCCTTTCAAAATCTTTGTCGATCCCTATACCTATGTGGTGGGTGAGCCGACTTTAAAGCCCGTACTCACCAATTCCTACGAAGTGAACCATACGTTTTTGAACAAATACGTGACTTCACTCAGCTATTCGAGCACCCGCGAGGTGATTACCGACATTTTTGTACAAGATGATTTGACCAAAATATCGTACCAAATCCCCGCTAACCTGCAAGACTTTGACCAGGTGAACATTGGTTTATTTATCCCCATTTCCATCAAAAAATGGCTGAATTCGAGCATCAATGGCAGCGTGTATTGGAACCAGTATTCCAGCCCCTTGCAAGGTGGAAACTTGCTGAATGATTTCACGGCCTGGGATACCCGCATCAACAACACGGTTGTTTTGGGCAAAAAAGGCTGGAGCGCTGAGCTGAGTGGATTTTATCAGTCGAAAAATGCCTGGGGTTTGTTCATCATCCGCAATTTGGCGCAGGTTTCATCCGGCATCCAAAAAGTATCGAAGGACAAAAACTCGACGTTCAAACTGGCGGTGTCCGACATCTTTTACACCAATCGTATTGCCGTACTGGTCAAGTATCAAAACATGGACTTTTTTACCGACCGTACCTGGGATTCAAAAGTAGCTACGGCATCCTTCACGCATCGTTTTGGAAAAAATACGGTGACCCGGGCCAGACAGCGCAACAGCGGGGTGGAAGACGAAAGAAGAAGAGTGGGTTAA
- a CDS encoding LytR/AlgR family response regulator transcription factor produces the protein MKAIIVDDEPKAIELIQSYLAHFSAIELAGTFRNGFKAFQFISKEPVDLIFLDINMAHLSGISLSKMVDKNIKIIFTTAYPEYAVESYDVEAVDYLLKPISLERFSKTIGKLLQNKTEATENTKKTLMLKSGSKQYRTPVDDIFYLEKSGNYMEYQFQHKSILTRESISEALAVLPDHFIQIHKSIIINLNKIEYIDKEYVSINGKLLPIGSVFRTDLGKKLG, from the coding sequence ATGAAGGCAATCATTGTGGATGACGAGCCCAAAGCGATTGAACTCATCCAGAGCTATCTCGCTCATTTTAGTGCAATTGAGTTGGCAGGAACCTTTAGAAATGGCTTCAAGGCTTTTCAATTCATCAGCAAGGAGCCCGTAGATTTGATCTTTTTAGACATTAACATGGCACACCTTTCGGGCATCTCCTTGTCCAAAATGGTGGATAAAAACATCAAAATTATTTTCACAACTGCCTATCCTGAATATGCGGTGGAGAGTTATGATGTCGAGGCAGTTGATTACTTATTGAAACCCATCAGTTTAGAGCGGTTTTCAAAAACAATCGGAAAATTGCTACAAAACAAAACGGAAGCCACCGAAAATACCAAAAAAACCTTGATGCTCAAAAGTGGCAGCAAACAATACCGAACACCCGTTGACGATATTTTCTATCTTGAAAAAAGCGGAAATTACATGGAATATCAATTCCAGCACAAAAGTATTTTAACCCGGGAATCCATTAGCGAAGCCTTAGCGGTATTGCCGGATCATTTTATTCAAATTCATAAATCCATCATCATCAACCTCAATAAAATCGAATACATTGACAAAGAATATGTATCGATAAACGGGAAGTTGCTTCCGATTGGGAGTGTTTTCAGGACGGATCTGGGAAAAAAACTAGGTTAA
- a CDS encoding ABC transporter ATP-binding protein, whose product MIQLKNINKIYDGLAGKVHALKDITLTIEAGESVVVIGKSGSGKSTLLNVLSGIDRPESGELTINGQNLIALNESQLAKWRGKNVGVVFQFYQLLPTLSALDNIVFAMGLVNCIPPKERKQRAIGLLQEVELGEKAHKFPNELSGGEIQRVAIARALANDPPIVIADEPTGNLDSKTGEQIYALFQRLKAQGKNLIIVTHEDISKRDFDQVITIQDGTLNNFKA is encoded by the coding sequence ATGATCCAACTCAAGAATATCAATAAAATTTACGATGGTTTAGCCGGAAAAGTCCATGCCTTAAAAGACATTACGCTTACCATTGAAGCCGGTGAAAGCGTTGTTGTTATTGGAAAATCGGGCAGTGGAAAATCTACTTTGTTGAACGTTTTATCGGGTATAGACCGCCCCGAATCAGGAGAATTGACCATCAATGGCCAAAATTTGATTGCACTAAATGAAAGCCAGCTGGCCAAATGGCGCGGCAAAAATGTCGGCGTTGTTTTCCAATTCTATCAACTCTTACCGACACTCTCCGCTTTAGACAACATTGTTTTTGCGATGGGCCTGGTGAATTGTATACCCCCAAAAGAACGAAAACAACGGGCCATTGGCCTGCTACAGGAAGTAGAGTTGGGGGAGAAAGCCCATAAATTCCCCAATGAACTGTCTGGTGGCGAAATTCAACGGGTTGCCATTGCCCGAGCTTTGGCAAATGACCCGCCGATCGTCATTGCCGATGAGCCAACGGGGAACCTGGACAGCAAAACAGGGGAGCAGATTTATGCCTTGTTTCAGCGGCTCAAAGCACAAGGCAAAAACTTGATTATCGTCACGCATGAAGACATTTCAAAGCGGGATTTTGACCAGGTCATCACCATTCAAGACGGAACCCTAAACAATTTCAAAGCATGA